A single region of the Gemmatimonadota bacterium genome encodes:
- a CDS encoding GWxTD domain-containing protein — protein MSRFCVLLVAALVFCASQRPAQALLAPAPVPASEHSVPENLHDSSLEAGKAHYEAERFREALAQFQQAIEEDGGSAPAHYWRGMAHYKLAAYRKAASSFKRTVKLDEKWASGYLGLGKSYLRIKYRILDARNALRMAARLAPTDPEIQYHLGIAHMNPRLTDQIVGGARDGRSFFLKATVLDPAHPDAFYQIGRCYERPESPEFDKAMAAYLSQFKVNPFHNDALGRFVYLALLTDWYGLAVELLEGAEDDLGAADDLGATDNPGTADDLGALGPAIIGALRKQFSTLSEDAKPRPDVLHEVIETYFSLIEPDEKEVYRDLAHVAPPDELASWQEAGGSGRDARWHAFWNARDSNPATVVNERLVEHYRRVMYARYHYSQGQHPYDRRGEIHVRFGAPEDRRGDVHIADRNAYGSAAIADDPAVDAVRERNNRYGYRLRVDRGRMTIVTPEGMTEEMYEAGGILADGIVASTGQLAMQDERKLMGHGYATESWVYARYGLELFFVDQFGGGRFDYPWGNLLTSPQETVRQELYSPRRLAGELIKRSPEEYRHDFGGEPLEYAFDAVSFRADNGATELDLSYSIPVWQFGDVSDGKGNSTRLEHLVTLRDSAMSPRFSHAFGFGPFDRPKRQLAESHVKVPVYTLPERVVAPSGDYTLAVQVRDETSQKIGVYRRPVRLSDYSGEELLISDLKLATLITPSGVQGPFVRNGLNITPNPGRLYIRENPVYVYYEVYNLNLDGEGKTAYEILYEISPRNGNERRGWSARGQGDMQTVMMVFSGAGYAAEDREYTSLDTSSLPAGEYVLTVTFTDLNAGSSVTKSANFLVMER, from the coding sequence ATGTCCAGATTCTGCGTACTGCTTGTTGCGGCCCTGGTGTTTTGCGCTTCACAGCGTCCTGCCCAGGCCCTGCTCGCACCCGCGCCCGTACCCGCGTCTGAGCATTCTGTACCTGAGAATCTCCATGATTCTTCCCTGGAAGCGGGCAAGGCGCATTACGAAGCAGAACGGTTCCGGGAAGCGCTGGCGCAGTTTCAGCAGGCGATAGAGGAGGACGGGGGTTCCGCTCCGGCGCACTACTGGCGGGGCATGGCTCACTACAAACTTGCAGCATATCGGAAGGCGGCGAGTTCGTTCAAGCGTACGGTCAAACTGGACGAGAAGTGGGCATCGGGCTACTTGGGGCTGGGCAAGTCCTACCTGCGGATCAAATACCGGATACTGGACGCACGCAACGCCTTGCGCATGGCGGCCAGGCTGGCGCCGACCGACCCGGAAATCCAGTACCACCTGGGCATCGCCCATATGAACCCGCGACTGACCGACCAGATTGTCGGCGGCGCCAGGGACGGACGGTCTTTTTTCCTCAAGGCGACGGTTTTGGATCCTGCCCATCCCGATGCTTTTTACCAGATCGGCCGTTGTTACGAACGGCCCGAATCGCCCGAATTCGACAAGGCGATGGCGGCCTATCTCTCGCAGTTCAAAGTTAATCCTTTTCATAACGACGCACTCGGCCGTTTCGTCTACCTGGCCCTGCTAACCGACTGGTACGGTCTGGCTGTGGAGCTGCTCGAAGGGGCCGAAGACGACCTGGGCGCAGCCGACGACCTGGGCGCAACAGACAACCCGGGAACAGCCGACGACCTGGGCGCATTGGGACCGGCTATAATCGGGGCCCTGCGGAAGCAATTCAGCACGCTTTCCGAAGACGCAAAACCACGGCCCGACGTGTTGCATGAGGTTATTGAGACCTACTTTTCCCTTATAGAACCTGACGAAAAGGAAGTCTACCGGGACCTGGCGCACGTAGCCCCGCCTGACGAACTGGCGTCCTGGCAGGAAGCCGGCGGCAGCGGACGCGATGCGCGCTGGCATGCATTCTGGAACGCCAGGGATTCGAATCCCGCCACGGTGGTGAACGAACGCCTTGTGGAGCATTACCGGCGGGTGATGTACGCCCGGTACCATTACTCGCAGGGTCAGCATCCCTATGACCGCCGCGGCGAAATACACGTCCGCTTCGGAGCACCGGAAGACCGCCGCGGCGACGTCCATATAGCGGATCGAAACGCCTACGGGTCGGCCGCGATTGCCGATGATCCGGCCGTGGACGCTGTCCGGGAGCGGAATAACCGGTACGGTTATCGATTGCGTGTCGACCGGGGCCGCATGACGATCGTCACGCCCGAGGGAATGACTGAAGAAATGTACGAGGCCGGCGGTATACTGGCCGACGGGATCGTCGCATCAACCGGACAACTGGCCATGCAGGATGAGAGAAAGTTGATGGGGCACGGATACGCCACCGAAAGCTGGGTATATGCCCGATACGGCCTGGAGCTGTTCTTCGTCGACCAGTTCGGCGGGGGCAGGTTCGATTACCCATGGGGAAACCTGCTAACGTCCCCGCAGGAGACGGTCCGGCAGGAACTGTACAGTCCCCGGCGGCTCGCCGGGGAACTGATCAAGCGCAGTCCCGAGGAATACCGGCATGACTTTGGCGGAGAGCCGCTCGAGTACGCCTTCGACGCCGTAAGCTTCAGGGCGGACAACGGTGCGACGGAACTGGACCTGTCCTACAGCATACCTGTATGGCAGTTCGGGGATGTTTCGGACGGCAAGGGGAACAGCACCAGGCTGGAGCACCTGGTCACCCTGCGCGATTCGGCCATGAGCCCGAGGTTCAGCCACGCGTTCGGATTCGGTCCCTTCGACCGGCCGAAGCGGCAACTGGCCGAGAGCCACGTGAAAGTCCCGGTGTATACCTTGCCCGAGCGCGTCGTGGCGCCGTCGGGAGATTACACGCTAGCGGTCCAGGTGCGGGACGAAACGTCGCAGAAAATCGGGGTGTATCGAAGGCCGGTCAGGCTGTCGGATTACAGCGGGGAAGAACTGCTCATCAGCGACCTCAAGCTGGCCACCCTGATCACGCCGTCCGGCGTACAGGGCCCCTTCGTGCGCAACGGACTGAACATCACGCCCAATCCGGGACGACTCTACATCCGGGAAAACCCCGTTTATGTCTACTACGAGGTTTACAATCTCAACCTGGACGGGGAGGGGAAGACGGCGTACGAAATCCTCTACGAGATCAGTCCCCGGAACGGTAATGAGCGGCGTGGCTGGTCAGCCCGCGGGCAGGGGGACATGCAGACGGTGATGATGGTTTTCTCCGGAGCAGGATACGCGGCCGAGGACCGGGAGTACACGTCGCTGGATACCTCCAGTTTGCCGGCGGGTGAATACGTGCTCACCGTCACGTTCACCGATTTGAACGCGGGAAGCAGTGTGACCAAATCGGCCAACTTCCTGGTCATGGAACGGTAG
- a CDS encoding tetratricopeptide repeat protein: protein MTTLLFVATAARFIPAAALILFIGAPCGQSLAQSGSSGSTPTGSPGTGPLETTPAGLSPLEEGRRLYGLGAYSDALSHLEQAVLDDEKAAPAHYWLGMALYALSRDEEALESFKTAVRRDKYWAPGHVGMGLVYARMPRRRLDARKALRKALRLDPGSAEYRYIMGLTFMDQGDKGWLIGSDPDGRDYFQRAVELDPTHPDAWFQLGRCYEELNLADRENLVRDRYNDYIQALNAYLKQYQVNPEHPEALRRFAGICHRFEYYERGAERLRQMAEEMEGIVPDVIRAMLTQFEALTMSNEQQYDLLQRSLETYIKTLDPPEQEVYADLVHVAPPDVLEAWRSSEGADREKVWRDFWNARDSNPATVENERLVEHYKRVMYSRLLYSSGQHPYDRRGEVYVRYGAPDDRRRFVFSPYQDPDINHQLTGNPAVDAIRERNLLAGYQLRLQGGPGQGFLFGGYGTAPPPAVDLIAMRAKRELNYGYTVESWVYVKHDMELFFVDLLSNGNFDYPLWTADANRGTMVRQHRYHPTRVAEELIEKTPEDYAHDFGGESLDYAFDVTTFRGAGDWTVMELAYSIPVWQFGDVTDGRGAESFLSNQAALRDSVFSPVFNQRFRFGPIERPKRKISSDQARVSAYALAVDVQVPPGQFTAAVEMRDEASRRIGIYKKPVTVPDYGGRHLMISDLKLSTGITPADQPGPFVRQGLNILPHPLRAYGRGQLVYVYYEVYNLGQDEAGSTSYATHFEINPEGMPDSRGRFGGQPGRPGQPGRRDGPGDQQTVVLTYEGEGDASEEAEYTAIDTADLTPGVYVLNVTVEDRQTGERVTRSTSFILLEQ, encoded by the coding sequence ATGACTACACTCCTTTTTGTTGCGACGGCCGCCCGTTTCATTCCGGCTGCAGCGTTGATACTGTTCATTGGCGCGCCGTGCGGCCAGTCGCTTGCCCAGTCCGGTTCGTCCGGGTCGACACCGACAGGCTCACCAGGGACAGGCCCGCTGGAGACTACGCCGGCCGGCCTGTCCCCGCTCGAAGAGGGCAGGCGCCTCTACGGTCTGGGCGCGTACAGCGATGCGCTGTCTCACCTGGAGCAGGCGGTCCTCGATGACGAAAAGGCGGCGCCTGCCCACTACTGGCTGGGGATGGCTCTGTACGCCCTGTCCAGGGACGAGGAAGCGCTCGAGTCCTTCAAGACGGCTGTACGGCGGGACAAGTACTGGGCGCCGGGTCACGTTGGCATGGGACTCGTATACGCGCGCATGCCCCGCCGGAGGCTCGATGCGCGGAAGGCGCTTCGTAAGGCGTTAAGACTCGACCCGGGAAGCGCGGAATACCGGTACATCATGGGGCTGACCTTCATGGACCAGGGCGACAAGGGCTGGCTGATCGGCAGTGACCCGGATGGACGGGACTACTTCCAGCGGGCCGTGGAGTTGGATCCCACGCATCCGGACGCCTGGTTTCAACTGGGACGATGCTACGAGGAACTGAATCTGGCTGACCGCGAAAATCTGGTCAGGGACCGCTACAACGACTACATCCAGGCGTTGAACGCCTATCTGAAACAGTACCAGGTCAATCCGGAACATCCCGAGGCGCTTCGGCGATTCGCGGGAATCTGCCACCGGTTCGAATACTACGAACGGGGCGCGGAGCGGCTGCGGCAGATGGCGGAGGAGATGGAGGGCATCGTGCCGGATGTGATCAGGGCCATGCTCACGCAGTTCGAAGCGTTGACCATGAGCAACGAGCAACAGTACGATCTGCTCCAGCGGTCGCTGGAGACGTACATCAAGACGCTTGACCCGCCGGAACAGGAAGTGTATGCGGATCTGGTCCACGTGGCGCCCCCGGACGTATTGGAAGCCTGGCGATCCTCGGAAGGCGCGGACCGGGAAAAGGTGTGGCGGGACTTCTGGAACGCCCGGGATTCCAATCCGGCCACGGTCGAGAATGAACGCCTGGTCGAACATTACAAGCGGGTGATGTACTCCAGGCTTCTGTATTCCAGTGGACAACATCCCTATGATCGCCGCGGAGAGGTGTATGTCCGTTATGGGGCGCCCGACGACCGCCGCCGTTTCGTGTTCAGCCCCTACCAGGATCCAGACATCAACCACCAACTCACCGGGAATCCCGCCGTGGATGCGATCCGTGAAAGGAACCTGCTTGCGGGTTATCAGTTGAGGCTGCAGGGAGGTCCGGGACAGGGGTTTCTTTTCGGAGGCTACGGCACCGCACCTCCACCCGCCGTGGATTTAATCGCGATGCGGGCGAAAAGGGAACTGAACTACGGTTACACGGTCGAAAGCTGGGTGTACGTAAAACACGATATGGAACTTTTCTTCGTGGATCTGCTGAGTAACGGCAATTTCGACTATCCATTATGGACCGCCGATGCGAACCGGGGTACCATGGTCCGTCAGCACCGGTACCATCCCACTCGGGTTGCCGAGGAACTGATAGAGAAAACTCCCGAGGACTATGCGCACGATTTCGGCGGCGAGTCTCTGGACTATGCCTTCGACGTCACCACCTTCCGGGGGGCAGGCGACTGGACGGTGATGGAACTGGCCTACAGCATTCCGGTCTGGCAGTTCGGCGACGTCACCGACGGCCGGGGGGCCGAATCCTTCCTGAGCAACCAGGCCGCGCTGCGCGACTCGGTCTTCAGCCCTGTGTTCAATCAGAGGTTCCGCTTCGGGCCCATCGAACGGCCGAAGCGTAAGATAAGTTCCGATCAGGCCAGGGTGTCGGCTTACGCACTGGCAGTCGACGTACAGGTGCCTCCGGGCCAATTTACGGCGGCGGTGGAGATGAGAGATGAAGCCTCACGGCGCATCGGCATATACAAGAAACCGGTTACCGTTCCCGACTACGGGGGGCGCCATCTGATGATCAGCGATCTCAAGCTGTCCACGGGCATCACGCCGGCCGACCAGCCCGGACCTTTCGTCAGGCAGGGACTGAACATCTTACCTCATCCCCTGCGCGCCTACGGACGGGGACAGTTGGTTTACGTGTACTACGAAGTATACAACCTGGGCCAGGATGAAGCGGGCAGTACCTCCTACGCGACCCACTTCGAGATCAACCCCGAGGGCATGCCGGATTCACGCGGTCGATTCGGTGGCCAGCCTGGTCGGCCAGGTCAGCCTGGACGGCGTGATGGGCCCGGAGACCAGCAGACCGTCGTCCTGACCTACGAGGGCGAGGGCGATGCGTCCGAGGAAGCAGAATATACGGCGATCGACACCGCGGACCTGACGCCCGGGGTGTACGTGCTCAATGTGACGGTGGAGGACCGGCAAACCGGGGAGCGCGTAACCCGATCGACCAGCTTCATTCTATTGGAGCAGTAG
- a CDS encoding aminopeptidase — MRDPRYGDLAKVLTGHSTKLKAGDRVLVEAFDVPDDMVISLIRAIREAGGVPLVSIKHQRVMRELVRAGDEDAMEAAGAHESHRMERVQAYMALRGSRNVMEMSDVPGEAMRLYEQRWLKPVHFEIRVPKTRWVVLRWPTPSMAQQAGMSTEAFEDFFFDVCTLDYGKMERALAPLKERMDRTDRVWITGPGTDLAFSIRGIPTVGCSGDRNIPDGECFTAPVRDSVNGVIRFNTPTLYHGVTFTDVQLRFEEGRIIEATGNRTEKLNEIFDTDEGARYIGEFAIGFNPHITAPMLDILFDEKIAGSFHFTPGQAYEEADNGNRSAVHWDMVMIQTPEFGGGTIEFDGEVIRREGRFVVPELGGLNPERLK, encoded by the coding sequence ATGCGCGACCCACGATACGGCGACCTGGCGAAAGTGCTCACCGGACATTCGACGAAATTAAAGGCCGGGGACCGGGTGCTCGTCGAGGCCTTCGACGTGCCCGACGACATGGTGATCTCGCTGATCCGCGCGATCCGGGAGGCGGGCGGCGTGCCGCTGGTCTCCATCAAGCACCAGCGCGTGATGCGGGAACTGGTCCGCGCCGGGGACGAGGACGCCATGGAAGCCGCAGGCGCCCATGAATCCCATCGCATGGAGCGGGTGCAGGCCTACATGGCCCTGCGCGGCAGCCGTAACGTGATGGAGATGTCGGACGTCCCGGGCGAAGCCATGCGGCTCTACGAGCAACGCTGGCTCAAGCCCGTGCACTTCGAAATCCGGGTGCCGAAGACCCGGTGGGTTGTGCTGCGCTGGCCGACTCCGTCCATGGCGCAGCAGGCCGGCATGAGCACCGAGGCCTTCGAGGATTTCTTCTTCGACGTGTGCACGCTGGATTACGGGAAGATGGAACGGGCGCTGGCGCCGCTGAAGGAGCGCATGGACCGCACGGACCGCGTCTGGATCACGGGTCCGGGCACCGACCTGGCCTTCAGCATCCGCGGCATTCCCACCGTGGGATGCTCGGGCGACCGCAACATCCCCGACGGCGAGTGCTTTACCGCGCCGGTGCGCGACTCGGTCAACGGCGTCATCCGGTTCAACACGCCGACACTGTACCACGGCGTGACGTTTACGGACGTGCAACTGAGATTTGAGGAAGGCAGGATTATCGAGGCGACGGGCAACCGGACGGAGAAGCTCAACGAGATCTTCGACACGGACGAGGGGGCGCGCTACATCGGCGAATTCGCCATCGGCTTCAACCCCCACATCACCGCGCCCATGCTGGACATCCTCTTCGACGAGAAGATCGCCGGGTCCTTCCACTTCACGCCGGGTCAGGCCTACGAGGAGGCCGACAACGGCAACCGGTCCGCCGTCCACTGGGACATGGTCATGATCCAGACGCCGGAATTCGGCGGCGGGACCATCGAGTTCGACGGGGAAGTGATCCGGAGGGAAGGGAGGTTCGTCGTTCCGGAACTGGGGGGCCTGAACCCGGAACGGCTGAAGTGA
- a CDS encoding serine hydrolase, whose amino-acid sequence MRFSLNCFLTWLCGAGILFSLTVSTVALTPGTAFAPGTAHAQGTRGNLTGSAGSPGAEEAEEEDPVQRVLRERVDDYGQTVGVVAGIIRGINRYVYAHGTLNRGTIRRVSGMTVFEIGQLSSLYTTAMLSLMVQRGDVSLTDEVSAYLPETVNVPAARAGNPILIEHLATHTSGLPRLPDNLVSSAPDDPLKGYSVELMYAFLDRYAEAQREGLEIPFDFEEPDSRFSDGEGPQDRDGVDPVGEGPLAREGEDRSDTPGRVDPEGRYEMEGRYGADDPFELEDRYAYSDLGMGLLGHVLERAADQSYDDLVRELLGNPLKLANTANAPTPSMQTYLATGHDDGRRPVPAWSDTTLVGGTGLRSNLLDMMTLVSASMGIIYALPEDFTEDDSTRYHASFDSLIVARNPTDEEGVRTALGWKVRQDGRGRDIHWLTGRTNGFYAFAAFLKEWRKGVVVLSNSSASVEDIGFHLLSARNPLAPPPRNVVQMTETAYVACTGTYAFSPEFTVDITFSDGKLYGQPPGQPRSELILESSGDFYLEDEDARITFVPDEEGNVDHFLFLQDGQTHRAERVR is encoded by the coding sequence ATGCGGTTTTCGCTGAACTGTTTTCTCACATGGTTGTGTGGTGCAGGCATCCTGTTTTCGCTCACCGTGTCGACGGTTGCGTTAACACCGGGCACGGCGTTCGCACCAGGAACGGCGCACGCACAGGGTACGCGGGGCAATTTGACCGGCAGCGCGGGAAGTCCCGGTGCGGAAGAGGCCGAGGAAGAGGATCCCGTGCAGCGCGTGCTGCGGGAACGCGTCGACGATTACGGCCAGACGGTGGGCGTCGTCGCCGGGATCATTCGCGGCATCAACCGGTACGTCTATGCCCACGGCACGCTCAACCGCGGCACGATCCGGCGCGTGAGCGGCATGACGGTCTTCGAGATCGGGCAGCTCAGCAGCCTGTACACGACGGCCATGCTGTCCCTCATGGTCCAGCGGGGCGACGTGAGCCTGACCGACGAGGTGTCCGCCTATCTCCCGGAGACGGTGAACGTACCGGCCGCGCGCGCAGGAAACCCCATCCTGATCGAGCACCTCGCCACCCATACCTCCGGACTGCCCCGCCTGCCGGACAACCTGGTTTCTTCAGCACCGGATGATCCGCTGAAGGGGTACTCGGTGGAGTTGATGTACGCTTTCCTCGACCGGTACGCGGAGGCGCAGCGCGAAGGGCTCGAGATCCCGTTCGATTTCGAAGAACCGGACAGCAGATTTTCGGATGGCGAAGGTCCCCAAGATCGGGACGGCGTAGATCCGGTTGGCGAAGGTCCTCTGGCTCGTGAAGGCGAAGACCGTTCGGATACGCCGGGCCGTGTTGATCCGGAGGGCCGCTACGAAATGGAAGGCCGCTACGGGGCGGACGATCCTTTCGAGTTGGAAGACCGGTACGCCTATTCCGATCTCGGCATGGGGCTTCTGGGACACGTACTCGAGCGCGCGGCCGATCAGTCCTATGACGACCTGGTCCGGGAGTTGCTCGGCAATCCCCTCAAGCTGGCCAACACGGCCAACGCGCCTACGCCGTCCATGCAGACGTACCTGGCGACAGGACACGACGACGGCCGCCGGCCCGTGCCCGCCTGGTCCGACACGACCCTCGTGGGCGGCACGGGGCTGCGGTCCAATCTCCTGGACATGATGACCCTGGTGTCGGCCAGCATGGGAATCATCTACGCCCTGCCGGAAGACTTCACCGAAGACGATTCGACCCGCTATCACGCATCCTTCGACAGCCTCATCGTGGCCCGGAATCCCACGGACGAGGAGGGCGTCCGGACCGCCCTGGGCTGGAAGGTGCGCCAGGACGGGCGAGGCCGCGACATCCACTGGCTCACCGGCCGGACCAACGGGTTCTACGCCTTCGCCGCCTTCCTCAAGGAATGGCGAAAGGGTGTCGTGGTGCTGTCCAACAGCTCGGCCAGCGTCGAGGACATCGGGTTCCACCTCTTAAGTGCCCGAAACCCCCTGGCGCCGCCCCCGAGGAATGTAGTGCAAATGACCGAGACCGCCTACGTGGCCTGCACGGGCACCTATGCCTTCTCCCCCGAATTCACCGTCGACATCACCTTCAGCGACGGCAAGCTCTATGGCCAGCCGCCCGGCCAGCCCCGGAGCGAACTGATCCTCGAATCGTCCGGGGACTTCTACCTGGAAGACGAGGACGCCCGGATTACCTTCGTCCCGGACGAAGAGGGAAACGTCGACCACTTCCTCTTTCTCCAGGACGGACAGACTCACCGGGCTGAAAGGGTGAGGTAG
- a CDS encoding ABC transporter substrate-binding protein, with amino-acid sequence MRGAIMMQRWLGVLAMVLVTAVAMAMAVAACGNDDPTGPDPAPMAEPKPIVLGTAVAETGRLSTPGSEVSRGYRLAVEMLNEMGGIGGREVQLVIHDDGSDADASVRLYQEMIASDSITAFLGPYGSGITEPVINVTESAGIPLVSSAAAAPVIWENRGRQWSVQMSNPGPTYLEGSVELAAQAGARTVALVWEDTAFPTAVAQGIRDAARTWELDLVMEQAYAAGSADHEALAAMARDAGADLFIGGGYSDDAIAFAKAVAVVDYKPLLTSLLLASGASFIGEVGAAGRCVIGNAAWDPSIRTEGYIATNETFVRRYEAAYNKMPDYQAASGFGAVELLAEGINRAATPTGGIDRASIRDFLFATSKQTVLGPFGVYPLGDAQAGAQRDLKGIQVQWQDDGAGGLVSRIVHPPEVSQASLCFAR; translated from the coding sequence ATGAGAGGCGCGATCATGATGCAAAGATGGCTTGGCGTACTGGCGATGGTACTCGTGACGGCGGTAGCGATGGCAATGGCGGTGGCCGCGTGCGGCAACGATGATCCGACGGGGCCTGATCCGGCGCCGATGGCGGAACCGAAACCCATCGTGCTTGGGACGGCCGTTGCGGAGACCGGTCGCCTCAGCACGCCCGGATCGGAGGTCAGCCGCGGATACAGACTAGCCGTTGAAATGCTGAATGAGATGGGCGGCATCGGCGGGCGGGAGGTGCAGTTGGTGATTCACGACGATGGAAGCGACGCGGACGCGAGCGTTCGCCTTTACCAGGAGATGATCGCATCGGATTCCATCACCGCTTTTCTGGGCCCATACGGCAGCGGGATCACCGAACCCGTAATCAACGTGACGGAATCGGCCGGGATCCCGCTCGTCTCTTCGGCAGCAGCGGCTCCCGTGATCTGGGAGAATCGAGGTCGGCAGTGGAGCGTGCAGATGTCGAATCCGGGCCCGACTTATCTCGAGGGTTCCGTGGAACTGGCTGCGCAGGCCGGTGCGCGCACGGTGGCGCTGGTGTGGGAGGATACGGCCTTTCCCACGGCGGTGGCCCAGGGTATTCGCGATGCGGCTCGGACCTGGGAACTCGACCTCGTGATGGAGCAAGCCTACGCGGCGGGAAGCGCGGACCACGAGGCACTGGCGGCCATGGCCCGGGATGCGGGCGCCGATCTGTTCATCGGTGGAGGGTATTCTGACGACGCGATCGCGTTCGCGAAAGCCGTGGCCGTTGTGGATTACAAGCCGCTCCTGACATCCCTCCTCCTGGCGAGCGGAGCATCCTTCATAGGCGAGGTGGGCGCGGCCGGGCGATGCGTCATCGGCAACGCTGCCTGGGATCCATCGATCCGTACGGAAGGGTACATCGCCACGAACGAGACATTCGTACGACGCTACGAAGCGGCCTACAACAAAATGCCGGACTACCAGGCCGCATCGGGTTTCGGCGCCGTCGAACTCCTCGCGGAGGGCATCAACCGGGCCGCTACGCCCACAGGGGGAATCGACCGCGCGTCCATACGCGACTTTTTGTTTGCGACCTCCAAACAGACCGTACTTGGACCCTTTGGCGTCTATCCGCTGGGCGACGCCCAGGCCGGCGCTCAGCGCGATCTGAAGGGCATACAGGTCCAGTGGCAGGACGACGGGGCGGGCGGCCTGGTCAGTCGCATCGTACATCCGCCGGAGGTCAGTCAGGCGTCTTTGTGCTTCGCGCGCTGA
- a CDS encoding DUF1330 domain-containing protein → MPAYVISMMSVHDPETYRKYTDRTPTIVKKHGGRFLTRGEEIACVEGKNYDGRMVILEFPSRAHAEAWYNDPAYQEAMKFRQAASTMNYLLIQEGGENTRDPDPKL, encoded by the coding sequence ATGCCTGCTTATGTCATCTCCATGATGTCCGTCCATGACCCCGAGACCTACCGGAAGTACACCGACCGGACCCCAACCATCGTCAAGAAGCACGGGGGCAGGTTCCTGACACGGGGCGAGGAAATCGCCTGTGTCGAGGGCAAGAACTACGACGGGCGGATGGTGATCCTGGAGTTTCCAAGCAGGGCGCATGCAGAGGCGTGGTACAACGATCCGGCGTACCAGGAGGCGATGAAGTTTCGCCAGGCCGCTTCGACGATGAACTATCTGCTGATTCAGGAAGGTGGCGAGAATACCCGGGATCCGGACCCGAAGTTGTGA
- a CDS encoding cyclic nucleotide-binding domain-containing protein: MLERFTGQDGRTFVIDALRDQSVTSGDARLAETVCNHAEVVGFSQGSTIIKESAPDNDIYFILAGVVSIRVGGREIAVRTAGQHIGEMAVVDPGQPRSASAVADGEVVVARVSARTFINLAEANARLWRNIARTLAERLRQRNRFVSSMNPRPVLFVGCSTESLPVAQAIQSALAHDPIEVKVWTDDIFEASDFPILSLERELSIVDFAVLLLSPDDTVISRETTSDAPRDNIVFELGLFMGALGHSRTFLVYPYSIDIKIPTDLAGITPLTYEQRPQCELPSAIAPMCIQLRNRILKVGPR; this comes from the coding sequence ATGCTTGAGAGATTCACTGGCCAGGATGGACGAACCTTCGTGATTGATGCGCTAAGGGATCAGTCTGTCACAAGCGGGGATGCCAGACTCGCTGAGACTGTCTGCAACCATGCAGAGGTCGTGGGATTCTCTCAAGGGTCTACCATAATTAAAGAGTCAGCACCAGACAACGACATCTACTTCATTTTGGCCGGCGTGGTCTCGATCCGAGTAGGTGGCAGAGAGATCGCGGTTAGGACAGCGGGACAGCACATCGGTGAGATGGCAGTGGTGGATCCTGGACAGCCACGGTCCGCATCAGCGGTCGCTGATGGTGAGGTAGTTGTCGCCCGAGTTTCTGCAAGGACTTTCATAAACCTGGCAGAAGCCAATGCGCGACTATGGCGGAACATCGCTCGTACATTGGCCGAACGTCTTAGGCAGCGAAACCGATTCGTCTCATCAATGAATCCACGGCCCGTCTTATTCGTTGGCTGTTCAACAGAGTCGCTCCCGGTCGCTCAAGCTATCCAATCGGCTCTCGCCCACGACCCAATTGAAGTCAAAGTCTGGACCGATGACATCTTCGAGGCATCCGACTTCCCAATCCTATCATTGGAGCGCGAGTTGTCTATAGTCGATTTTGCCGTCCTTCTCCTGTCTCCTGACGATACGGTGATCAGCCGTGAAACCACCAGTGACGCGCCGAGGGACAACATAGTGTTCGAACTGGGACTCTTCATGGGAGCCTTGGGACATTCGCGCACGTTCCTGGTCTATCCATATAGCATCGACATTAAGATTCCAACGGACCTCGCAGGAATCACACCCTTGACATACGAGCAAAGGCCACAGTGCGAGCTTCCATCTGCGATTGCTCCAATGTGTATCCAACTGAGAAACCGAATACTGAAGGTCGGTCCGCGCTGA